TTCGCTCGGCCCTTTATTTCTCGCGCAGCCGCGTCCCCTTTCCGCGATCGGGCGATGGGGCACCCTTTCTACATTTGGGCATCTATGCCTTCACGCCTGAGGGCCTGCAGTCCTTCCCGTCGCTGAACCGCACGCCGCTGGAAAACACAGAGTCCCTCGAACAGCTTCGTATTCTGGAGCATGGCCACCGCATCGCCGTGGCTATTGTGCCGCGCGCCGCACCGGGCATTGATACCCGTGCAGACTATGATGCCTTCGTTGCCCGGTATCGGTCGCGCAACTAGCCCTATTGTGGGGGACAGACAGGCGTGCGCAGTGGCGTGTAGTCACTCACCGCGTATAGATCGATTGTGCGCTCCGGTCGTCCCCGGCGGGTGGCCTTCAGGTCGACAAAGCTCTGGCCCATGGGCTCAATCTCGGCAAAGCCTGCATACATGCACAGAAGGCTCGACCATTGGGTGGCGAGCAGATACCGCTCTCCGGCTTGTGCCTCGAACCCCATCGCATATTCGTAGGTATTGTCCGGCTGACCGTTCAGATCGAACACCATCAGCGGCACATCGTCATGGCGCCATTCCCAGGTGAGGTGCGCAGCGATCTCGCGCTCATCAACGATAATAGCGTCAAATCCCTCCGCGGCCGCTCTCAGCTGCGCCGCCGTCTCGTCCCAACCGCGCAGGCGTTTGACTTCGTTCGACATGCCGAGACGATCGGCCAGAGCGAAATTGAGCGACAGCACGGTGAAAAACAGGCCGACGGCGACATGCAGAGCCGTAGCAGCCCAAAGCCCCCACCGCGCGCGCCAGCGTAAGAGCCATGCCGTCACAAGGATGCTGGCCGCCGGGTACGCCGCCATTGCCCAATTGGCATGCGCGCGGGACAGCAAAGCCTGCACACAGATGATCAGCAGCGGCGGCAGAGCAAAACACAGGAGCAACAAATCAGCGGGGCGCTTCTCACCAGCGCCGCGCAGGCGTGCACCGAGCGTGACGATGCCGGCAAGGAAAGCACCGAACAGGATCGGCCCGAAAACCCCGAACTGGGCACCGACGAAATCAAGCAATGAGCCGGGGTTCAGCAGATTGCCGTCCCAATGGGCATTGTCCGCGGTGTGGTTGAGCGTCTGCATCCCATGGGTGATGTTCCAGACGATGTTCGGTGCAAAGATCAGGGCGGCCAGGGCGACGGCGAAAAGGCCGGGCTTCAGCGGCATGCCGCGGCGCTCGTCCCGGACGATCAGCAGAGACAGGCCCCATCCGATGGCGAAATATATCATCGCATATTTCGACAGCATGCCGAGGCCGAGCGCGACGCCAAGCCCGAGCGCATTGCGCCGCGCGTTGAAGGGACCATCGTGGTAGAGGCTGACAAGGAAATGCAGGGCCATCGACCAGAAGAACAGAAGCGGGATATCTGTCGACATGATCGTGGCGCCGAGCATCACCGCCGGTAGGAACAACCATAAGAGCGCGGCCCAGACGCCGACACCATCGCCATAGAGCCGTCGCCCTGTTGCAAACAGGAACATCGCCGTGCCGCCGATAAAGATCGGACTGAGGAAACGCACTGACCAGGTCCAATCCCCGAAAATTGCCGTGGGCAAGGCAATCGACCACGCGATCATGGGCGGCTTGGAATAATAGCCAAAGTCGAGGTCACGCGACCAGAACCAGTATTGTGCCTCATCCGGCCCCAGGCTCGTCTGATAGAAGAAGAGCAGAATGAGCCGGAGAAGCGTGACGGCGGTGACAAGCCCGAGCACGACCTCGACGGGCCGGTCTTCGAGAACGGTACGGGCACGAATGAAGGGGGATAACGTCATTTCAGGCGGTACAGGGTCAGTCGCATGTCTTCGCTGTTCGAGTAATTGTAGCCCGTCAGACTATCGACGGCGACCGCTGTCCGACCGGCGGGCAGAGCCTCGAGAAATGCGTCACGTTCCCGGTCTTCGACGACAACGGCGCGCCCTTGCGCCGCAATGATCCAGACGGCGGCTTCCTGCGGCGTCAACAATCGTGTCGGGGTACCGAGCGTGAACACGGCAGAGGGCTCGTGATAGCCCACAAGCGCGATTGGGCCTGTGTCGTCGCGAAGCGGATGCGCTTCGTTCCGGTCGAGCATCTCCGCCAGACGGGGGGTCAGCAGCAGCTGGTCGAGAGTCGGCAGGACGCCTTCAA
This genomic stretch from Parvularcula sp. LCG005 harbors:
- a CDS encoding ArnT family glycosyltransferase, coding for MTLSPFIRARTVLEDRPVEVVLGLVTAVTLLRLILLFFYQTSLGPDEAQYWFWSRDLDFGYYSKPPMIAWSIALPTAIFGDWTWSVRFLSPIFIGGTAMFLFATGRRLYGDGVGVWAALLWLFLPAVMLGATIMSTDIPLLFFWSMALHFLVSLYHDGPFNARRNALGLGVALGLGMLSKYAMIYFAIGWGLSLLIVRDERRGMPLKPGLFAVALAALIFAPNIVWNITHGMQTLNHTADNAHWDGNLLNPGSLLDFVGAQFGVFGPILFGAFLAGIVTLGARLRGAGEKRPADLLLLCFALPPLLIICVQALLSRAHANWAMAAYPAASILVTAWLLRWRARWGLWAATALHVAVGLFFTVLSLNFALADRLGMSNEVKRLRGWDETAAQLRAAAEGFDAIIVDEREIAAHLTWEWRHDDVPLMVFDLNGQPDNTYEYAMGFEAQAGERYLLATQWSSLLCMYAGFAEIEPMGQSFVDLKATRRGRPERTIDLYAVSDYTPLRTPVCPPQ